In one Haloplanus salinus genomic region, the following are encoded:
- the ncsA gene encoding tRNA 2-thiolation protein NcsA has translation MECDRCGREAVMHAAYSGAHLCGDHVRAAVEKRVRRRIREDGLLPADASPESPQTWVIGLSGGKDSVVLTHVLEETFGRDPRVELVALSIHEGIEGYRDESLDACRTLTDGRDLRHEVVSYADELGVRMDDVVEKDPENMAACAYCGVFRRDLLETYADELGADKLLTGHNLDDEAQTALMNFFQGDLQQIAKHFDASLGSFDRRTESTHFVPRAKPLRDVPEKEVALYAHLADLPAHITECPHASEAYRGEIRELLLSVEEEHPGTRHSIMAGYEELAELAARRYRDDGTEDLNECERCGSSTGGRICRKCRLVESIEAV, from the coding sequence GGCGGTGATGCACGCCGCCTACTCGGGCGCGCACCTCTGTGGCGACCACGTCCGTGCCGCGGTGGAGAAGCGAGTGCGCCGTCGCATCCGGGAGGACGGCCTCCTGCCGGCGGACGCCTCGCCAGAGAGCCCACAGACGTGGGTGATCGGTCTCTCGGGCGGCAAGGACAGCGTCGTCCTGACGCACGTACTGGAGGAGACGTTCGGCCGCGACCCCCGCGTCGAGCTCGTCGCCCTCTCGATCCACGAGGGGATCGAGGGGTATCGCGACGAGAGCCTCGACGCCTGCCGGACGCTGACGGACGGCCGTGACCTCCGACACGAGGTGGTGTCGTACGCCGACGAACTCGGGGTTCGGATGGACGACGTGGTGGAGAAAGATCCGGAGAACATGGCCGCCTGTGCGTACTGCGGCGTGTTCCGGCGGGATCTGCTGGAGACGTACGCCGACGAACTCGGCGCCGACAAGCTCCTGACGGGCCACAACCTCGACGACGAAGCCCAGACGGCGCTGATGAACTTCTTCCAGGGCGACCTGCAACAGATCGCCAAACACTTCGACGCGAGCCTCGGCTCGTTCGACCGGCGGACGGAGAGCACCCACTTCGTCCCGCGGGCCAAACCCCTCCGCGACGTGCCGGAGAAGGAGGTGGCGCTCTACGCCCACCTCGCAGACCTGCCGGCCCACATCACCGAGTGTCCGCACGCCAGCGAGGCGTACCGCGGGGAGATACGGGAGCTACTGTTGAGCGTCGAAGAAGAGCACCCAGGAACTAGACATTCGATCATGGCCGGTTACGAGGAACTCGCCGAACTCGCCGCACGGCGGTACCGGGACGACGGGACCGAGGACCTGAACGAGTGCGAGCGCTGTGGCTCGAGTACAGGCGGGCGCATCTGCCGGAAGTGTCGGCTCGTCGAATCGATCGAGGCGGTGTAA
- the ftsZ gene encoding cell division protein FtsZ — MQGFVQDAIEREEAEQRDADEDDAFGDPRIVIVGAGGAGNNTVNRLYNIGVDGAETVAINTDKQHLKMIEADTKILVGKSLTQGLGAGGDPSMGERATEMAQGTIKEVLGEADLVFVTAGMGGGTGTGAAPVVSKIAKEQGAIVVGMVSTPFNVERARTVKAEEGLEKLRGEADSIIVLDNNRLLDYVPNLPIGKAFSVMDQIIAETVKGISETITQPSLINLDYADMSTIMNQGGVAVMLVGETQDKNKSQEVVSDAMNHPLLDVDYRGASGGLVHITGGPDLTLKEAEGIANNITERLEASANVIWGARIQEEYKGKVRVMAIMTGVQSAQVLGPSTQRQAEKSRRSLNGEDVSELDASDNVGQDQASWSDGGREQVEKRNGIDVIR, encoded by the coding sequence ATGCAGGGATTCGTCCAAGACGCCATCGAGCGCGAGGAAGCCGAACAGCGCGACGCCGACGAGGACGACGCGTTCGGTGACCCACGGATCGTCATCGTGGGCGCCGGCGGCGCCGGGAACAACACCGTCAACCGGCTGTACAATATCGGCGTCGACGGCGCCGAGACGGTCGCGATCAACACCGACAAACAACACCTGAAGATGATCGAGGCCGACACGAAGATCCTCGTCGGCAAGTCGCTGACACAGGGACTCGGTGCCGGTGGTGACCCCTCGATGGGCGAGCGTGCGACCGAGATGGCCCAGGGAACGATCAAGGAAGTCCTCGGCGAGGCCGACCTCGTCTTCGTGACCGCCGGGATGGGTGGCGGCACCGGCACCGGCGCCGCGCCCGTCGTCTCGAAGATCGCGAAGGAGCAGGGTGCCATCGTCGTCGGCATGGTCTCAACGCCGTTCAACGTCGAGCGCGCCCGCACGGTCAAAGCCGAGGAAGGCTTGGAGAAGCTCCGCGGCGAGGCCGACTCGATCATCGTCCTCGACAACAACCGCCTGCTCGACTACGTGCCCAACCTGCCGATCGGCAAGGCGTTCTCGGTGATGGACCAGATCATCGCCGAGACGGTCAAGGGCATCTCCGAGACCATCACCCAGCCTTCGCTCATCAACTTGGACTACGCGGACATGTCCACGATCATGAACCAGGGCGGCGTCGCGGTGATGCTCGTCGGCGAGACGCAGGACAAGAACAAGTCACAGGAGGTGGTGAGCGACGCGATGAACCATCCGCTGCTCGACGTGGACTACCGCGGCGCGAGTGGTGGCCTGGTTCACATCACGGGCGGCCCAGACCTCACGCTGAAAGAGGCCGAGGGCATCGCCAACAACATCACCGAGCGCCTGGAGGCGAGCGCCAACGTCATCTGGGGCGCGCGCATCCAGGAGGAGTACAAGGGCAAGGTGCGGGTCATGGCGATCATGACCGGCGTCCAGAGCGCGCAGGTGCTCGGCCCGTCGACGCAGCGACAGGCGGAGAAGTCCCGACGCAGCCTCAACGGCGAGGACGTTTCGGAGCTCGACGCGAGCGACAACGTCGGCCAGGATCAGGCGTCTTGGTCCGACGGCGGCCGCGAACAGGTCGAGAAGCGCAACGGCATCGACGTGATCCGCTGA
- a CDS encoding ribbon-helix-helix domain-containing protein encodes MERVTLRIPKQQIEEVEQMVETGEFPNRSEAIRSAVREMLNEQSESRDDNRKRNRSWAKA; translated from the coding sequence ATGGAGCGTGTGACACTACGAATTCCGAAACAGCAGATCGAGGAGGTCGAACAGATGGTCGAGACGGGAGAGTTCCCGAATCGAAGCGAGGCCATCCGGTCGGCAGTCCGCGAGATGCTCAACGAACAGAGCGAGTCCCGCGACGACAACCGTAAGCGCAACCGTAGCTGGGCGAAGGCGTGA
- a CDS encoding double zinc ribbon domain-containing protein, with protein sequence MSKITFRAADDLVERLEAFDASKSEVMREALRTYLDDAEREESPNGSSDRLEALLVEHAFASREPPAINVNVTVDGDSAEPDVSVDREAAERKTDSDTADDAAESRNAGDGRNACSQCGEEMAAGHVYCPNCGEKGAHRVFCDCGDELRSDWAFCPSCGRRTPAADVLDRP encoded by the coding sequence ATGAGCAAGATCACGTTCCGCGCCGCCGACGACCTCGTCGAGCGGTTGGAGGCGTTCGACGCCTCGAAAAGCGAGGTGATGCGCGAAGCGTTGCGCACCTACCTCGACGACGCGGAGCGTGAGGAGTCCCCGAACGGCTCGTCGGATCGACTCGAGGCGCTGTTGGTGGAACACGCCTTCGCGTCCCGAGAACCGCCGGCGATCAACGTCAACGTCACCGTCGATGGCGACTCGGCGGAACCGGACGTGTCCGTCGACCGGGAGGCGGCGGAGCGTAAGACGGATAGCGACACGGCCGACGACGCCGCGGAGTCGCGGAACGCGGGCGACGGACGGAACGCCTGCTCACAGTGTGGTGAGGAGATGGCCGCGGGCCACGTCTACTGCCCGAACTGCGGAGAGAAGGGCGCCCACCGGGTGTTCTGCGACTGTGGCGACGAACTCCGGTCGGACTGGGCGTTCTGTCCGAGCTGTGGACGGCGGACACCTGCTGCCGACGTGCTCGACCGGCCGTAA
- a CDS encoding HAD family hydrolase — MPVSFDLFGTLVTAAMPADPAAAVAAELRDRDVAVPDDWSTAYRTPHLDVPDGAELPLPAHVAATLRSRDVEASDSTVRRAVIAAFDPEVRRREGVAAALDAARKRGPVGLCSNCSVPELVPRTLVRADLRGAFDAVVTSAACGFRKPHPRPFETLAADLGCDASALVHVGDDPDADGGIEALDGRFVDVAETPLSELRPTLGGES, encoded by the coding sequence GTGCCCGTCTCGTTCGACCTCTTCGGGACGCTCGTGACGGCGGCGATGCCGGCGGATCCCGCCGCCGCCGTCGCTGCCGAGCTTCGCGACCGCGATGTCGCCGTCCCGGACGACTGGTCGACCGCCTACCGAACCCCCCACCTCGACGTCCCCGACGGCGCCGAACTCCCGCTCCCCGCCCACGTCGCCGCCACGCTCCGGAGCCGGGACGTCGAGGCGTCGGACAGCACCGTCAGACGCGCCGTAATCGCCGCCTTCGATCCCGAGGTACGCCGCCGCGAGGGCGTCGCCGCCGCCCTCGATGCGGCCCGCAAGCGCGGCCCCGTCGGCCTGTGTTCGAACTGCAGCGTCCCCGAACTCGTCCCGCGGACGCTCGTCCGCGCGGACCTCCGCGGCGCCTTCGACGCCGTCGTCACCAGCGCCGCCTGCGGCTTCCGCAAACCCCATCCCCGCCCGTTCGAGACGCTGGCGGCCGACCTGGGCTGCGACGCGTCGGCTCTGGTCCACGTCGGCGACGACCCCGACGCGGACGGGGGAATCGAGGCCCTCGACGGGCGGTTCGTCGACGTGGCCGAGACGCCGCTGTCGGAGCTCCGACCCACACTCGGAGGCGAGTCGTGA
- a CDS encoding CobD/CbiB family cobalamin biosynthesis protein, whose amino-acid sequence MTLLAAGSVALAAAGDRLVAEPPARLHPVAWLGRALGPLDRPWHHPRLAGAVTALVVPLLAAAAVAGVVALAGRIDPLVGAAVAGLALFVSTSRRLLVDEARAVVAASESDLPSARRRLRSLAGREATTLSAAEVRSAAVESAAENLSDGLVAPLAGFALLAPLSLPAAAAAAAWVKAVNTLDSTFGYRSVPMGWAPARLDDTVMLLPARASAVVLAVAAGRPGALRRARPLARRPASPNAGWPMATLAAALDVRLTKPGAYDIPAGDALPTPADATRGVAVVSRAGWLVFGATAGVVALC is encoded by the coding sequence GTGACCCTCCTCGCCGCCGGGAGCGTCGCCCTCGCCGCGGCGGGCGACCGACTCGTCGCCGAACCCCCCGCGCGTCTCCACCCCGTCGCGTGGCTCGGCCGCGCGCTCGGCCCACTGGATCGGCCGTGGCACCATCCGCGGCTCGCGGGTGCCGTGACGGCGCTCGTCGTCCCCCTCCTCGCCGCTGCGGCCGTCGCCGGCGTCGTCGCGCTGGCGGGCCGGATCGACCCCCTGGTGGGCGCCGCCGTCGCCGGCCTCGCCCTGTTCGTCTCGACCAGCCGACGGCTGCTCGTCGACGAGGCACGGGCCGTCGTCGCCGCGAGCGAGTCGGACCTCCCGTCCGCGCGGCGACGGCTCCGCTCGCTCGCCGGCCGCGAGGCGACGACCCTCTCGGCCGCGGAGGTTCGAAGCGCAGCCGTCGAGAGCGCCGCCGAGAACCTGAGCGACGGCCTCGTCGCGCCACTCGCCGGCTTCGCTCTCCTCGCCCCCCTCTCGCTCCCCGCGGCCGCGGCCGCCGCCGCGTGGGTCAAAGCCGTCAACACCCTCGACTCCACCTTCGGCTACCGCTCGGTGCCGATGGGGTGGGCGCCCGCCCGCCTCGACGACACCGTCATGCTCCTTCCCGCGCGCGCGAGCGCCGTCGTCCTCGCCGTCGCCGCCGGTCGCCCCGGCGCGCTCCGGCGCGCCCGACCGCTCGCCCGCCGCCCCGCCTCACCCAACGCCGGGTGGCCGATGGCGACGCTCGCCGCCGCGTTGGACGTCCGTCTGACGAAGCCCGGCGCGTACGACATCCCCGCCGGCGACGCCCTCCCGACGCCCGCCGACGCGACTCGGGGGGTCGCCGTCGTCTCGCGGGCCGGGTGGCTCGTGTTCGGGGCGACGGCGGGGGTGGTCGCCCTGTGCTGA
- the cobS gene encoding adenosylcobinamide-GDP ribazoletransferase, with translation MLTAVRGALAFLTRLPVGGGEAGWDAFRTTPAAFVVAGYVVGGLAALPLLVPVPVSTAAALYLATLYLVTGVTHVDGLADCGDAAAAHGIDDRRSALKDSRTGVGGVLVVGLGLLALAFGALGVAGAGPRVAARLVLAAEVSAKAGMATLAALGTPGHEGLGSAVVGEAEAAGLLPVVAAVVPAALLAPPGSTPALVVALAAGPAVSLLVGRWATNHLGGVTGDALGAANELARVVALHVGVVAWTLW, from the coding sequence GTGCTGACCGCCGTCCGCGGCGCGCTCGCCTTCCTGACGCGTCTCCCCGTCGGCGGCGGCGAAGCGGGATGGGACGCCTTCCGCACCACACCGGCCGCGTTCGTCGTCGCCGGCTACGTCGTCGGTGGCCTCGCTGCTCTCCCCCTCCTCGTTCCGGTGCCCGTCTCGACGGCGGCCGCGCTGTATCTCGCCACGCTCTATCTCGTCACCGGCGTCACCCACGTCGACGGCCTCGCGGACTGTGGCGACGCCGCGGCGGCTCACGGGATCGACGACCGACGCTCGGCGCTGAAGGACTCCCGGACCGGCGTCGGGGGCGTCCTCGTCGTCGGTCTCGGCCTCCTCGCGCTGGCGTTCGGCGCCCTCGGCGTCGCCGGCGCCGGCCCCCGCGTCGCCGCCCGCCTCGTCCTCGCGGCGGAGGTGAGCGCCAAGGCCGGCATGGCGACGCTCGCCGCCCTCGGGACGCCCGGTCACGAGGGGCTAGGATCGGCCGTCGTCGGCGAGGCGGAGGCCGCCGGCCTGTTGCCCGTCGTCGCCGCCGTCGTCCCCGCCGCGCTCCTCGCACCGCCCGGCAGTACCCCGGCGCTCGTCGTCGCCCTCGCCGCCGGGCCGGCCGTCTCCCTCCTCGTCGGCCGGTGGGCGACGAACCACCTCGGCGGCGTCACCGGCGACGCCCTCGGCGCCGCGAACGAACTCGCGCGGGTCGTCGCGCTCCACGTGGGGGTGGTCGCGTGGACGCTCTGGTGA
- a CDS encoding NTP transferase domain-containing protein, whose amino-acid sequence MCGGKGTRLGGEREKPLVTVAGTPMIDRVCDALHASRVDDVYAAVSPHVPETRDHLRDAAPAATAVETSGDGYVADLTAALSRVGRPALTVAADLPLLAPDPVDRALEAADGALVVAVPVSLKRRLGASVDTTVDHEGPALAPTGLNVVAGTDDDVYVSDDPRLAVNVNRPTDLWVAEALG is encoded by the coding sequence ATGTGTGGCGGGAAGGGGACGCGCCTCGGCGGTGAACGGGAGAAGCCGCTCGTTACGGTAGCCGGGACGCCCATGATCGACCGGGTGTGTGACGCCCTCCACGCCAGCCGCGTCGACGACGTGTACGCCGCCGTCTCGCCGCATGTGCCCGAGACGCGTGACCACCTTCGCGACGCCGCCCCAGCGGCCACCGCCGTCGAGACGTCCGGCGACGGCTACGTGGCCGACCTGACCGCGGCGCTTTCCCGGGTCGGTCGGCCGGCCCTGACCGTCGCCGCCGACCTACCGCTGCTCGCGCCCGACCCGGTCGACCGCGCGTTGGAGGCCGCGGACGGCGCCCTCGTCGTCGCCGTCCCCGTTTCCCTGAAGCGTCGCCTCGGCGCGAGCGTCGACACGACGGTCGACCACGAGGGACCGGCGCTCGCGCCGACCGGTCTCAACGTCGTCGCCGGAACCGACGACGACGTATACGTCAGCGACGACCCACGACTCGCCGTGAACGTGAATCGGCCGACCGACCTGTGGGTCGCGGAGGCGCTCGGATGA
- a CDS encoding nicotinate-nucleotide--dimethylbenzimidazole phosphoribosyltransferase, producing MTRFVLVAGTTKTARIDGISAAGADPDLVAHTPSADAELLEYGQLVRAPSLPVSPTGCPTPAAITRAVRERVGFETLVVDAGLAEPTGAPTVGVGAKPGRDVREPDPVPTAPGAWVAAHELGGALPDDELVIGETIPGGTTTALGVFRALGVGGGGSKADYPAGVPVSSSLPENPLDLKREVIEDAFVASDLAPGDAAYRPERAVRFLGDPVLATIAGLTAGALESGTEVILGGGTQMLAAAALVRHAGVAAPLSVATTAYVADADVDAAAAALDCDLVVTDPGFEGRDDPLARYAAGEAKEGAGMGGALLLAERAGALGGVADGTLEVVERVDGSYEP from the coding sequence ATGACGCGGTTCGTCCTCGTCGCGGGAACGACGAAGACGGCGCGGATCGACGGGATCAGCGCCGCGGGCGCCGACCCCGACCTAGTGGCACACACCCCGAGCGCCGACGCCGAACTGCTCGAATACGGTCAGCTCGTCCGCGCGCCGAGCCTCCCGGTGAGTCCGACGGGCTGTCCGACGCCCGCGGCGATCACCCGCGCGGTCCGGGAGCGGGTGGGGTTCGAGACGCTCGTCGTCGACGCCGGTCTCGCCGAACCGACCGGAGCACCGACCGTCGGCGTCGGCGCGAAGCCCGGGCGCGACGTTCGGGAGCCCGACCCGGTGCCGACCGCGCCGGGCGCGTGGGTCGCCGCCCACGAACTCGGGGGCGCGCTCCCGGACGACGAACTCGTGATCGGCGAGACGATTCCGGGTGGGACGACGACGGCTCTCGGCGTCTTCCGAGCGCTCGGCGTCGGGGGCGGCGGATCGAAAGCCGATTACCCCGCCGGCGTCCCCGTCTCGTCGTCGCTTCCGGAGAACCCGCTCGACCTGAAGCGGGAGGTGATCGAGGACGCGTTCGTGGCCAGCGACCTCGCCCCCGGCGACGCCGCGTACCGTCCGGAGCGTGCGGTTCGTTTTCTCGGCGACCCGGTGTTAGCGACCATCGCTGGCCTCACCGCCGGGGCGCTCGAATCCGGCACCGAGGTGATCCTCGGCGGCGGGACGCAGATGCTCGCCGCCGCGGCGCTGGTTCGGCACGCGGGCGTCGCGGCGCCGCTCTCGGTGGCCACGACGGCGTACGTCGCCGACGCCGACGTCGACGCCGCCGCGGCCGCCCTCGACTGCGACCTCGTCGTCACCGACCCCGGGTTCGAGGGGCGGGACGACCCGCTCGCCCGCTACGCCGCGGGCGAGGCGAAAGAGGGGGCGGGCATGGGTGGCGCGCTCCTGCTGGCGGAGCGAGCGGGGGCGCTGGGTGGTGTCGCGGACGGAACCCTTGAGGTCGTGGAGCGTGTGGACGGATCGTATGAACCCTGA
- a CDS encoding aminotransferase class I/II-fold pyridoxal phosphate-dependent enzyme, which yields MNPDAVADVTRVPHGGASDPTLLDFSANTNPERPRGVVSVYESAYGAATRYPEDDYCAYRTAAGEYLGCEPLNVVLAAGGIEALRLAFGVTLGDGDDALLPRPSFGEYEREVQLQGATPTFAAHDGLLDTDPAPYDAVVVCNPNNPTGDGYPRAELVAYAGRCREADTVLIVDEAFLDFTDGRTLAGEPGVVVARSLTKIFGLPGLRMGMAVATDDLRDRLDAARPAWGMSTPAADVGTYCLRRTKFVAETRDRVRRERRRMTDRLRDAFDVYPSEAPFLLLGVGDRSVSSVIDDARSEGIVVRDATTFRGLDAHIRVAVRRPAENDRLLDALV from the coding sequence ATGAACCCTGACGCCGTGGCCGACGTGACGCGCGTGCCACACGGGGGGGCGTCGGACCCGACGCTGCTCGATTTCAGCGCCAACACGAACCCGGAGCGCCCGCGTGGTGTGGTGAGCGTCTACGAATCGGCCTACGGAGCCGCGACGCGGTATCCGGAGGACGACTACTGTGCGTACCGAACCGCGGCGGGCGAGTATCTGGGCTGTGAGCCGCTGAACGTCGTTCTCGCGGCGGGCGGCATCGAGGCGCTCCGGCTCGCCTTCGGCGTGACCCTCGGCGACGGCGACGACGCGCTCCTCCCGAGGCCGAGCTTCGGCGAGTACGAACGTGAGGTACAGCTTCAAGGCGCCACCCCGACGTTCGCCGCCCACGACGGCCTCCTCGACACCGATCCGGCGCCGTACGACGCCGTCGTCGTCTGCAACCCGAACAACCCGACCGGCGACGGCTACCCGCGGGCCGAACTCGTCGCCTACGCGGGGCGGTGTCGGGAGGCCGACACCGTCCTGATCGTCGACGAAGCGTTCCTCGATTTCACGGATGGCCGAACCCTCGCCGGCGAACCCGGCGTCGTCGTCGCGCGGTCGCTGACCAAGATATTCGGTCTCCCCGGGCTCCGGATGGGGATGGCGGTCGCCACCGACGACCTGCGCGACCGACTCGACGCCGCCCGGCCGGCGTGGGGGATGTCGACGCCCGCAGCCGACGTGGGGACGTACTGCCTACGACGGACCAAGTTCGTCGCGGAGACGCGTGACCGGGTGCGCCGCGAACGGCGCCGCATGACCGACCGTCTGCGCGACGCGTTCGATGTGTACCCCTCCGAGGCGCCCTTCCTCCTCCTCGGCGTCGGCGATCGGTCGGTGTCCAGCGTGATCGACGACGCCCGCAGCGAGGGCATCGTCGTCCGCGACGCGACCACCTTCCGCGGTCTGGATGCCCACATCCGCGTCGCGGTCCGCCGCCCGGCCGAGAACGACCGCCTCCTCGACGCGCTGGTGTGA
- a CDS encoding adenosylcobinamide amidohydrolase encodes MFAATVRDGVCRLARPDTRWLSTGHAGGESRAPAAYNCTVPEGWDRTDLDAYVADRLAAAGFETGGPALLTGVDQRHARRARLGPVEAVATAGVSNPAALPVGGEDADDRRRDGRVGDDPTSHAGTVNVVVGTTRALAPGALPNLLTVAAEAKAATLLELVGIPGTTTDAVVAACDPTGDPARFSGSATPVGGAARACVRDAVTASLHSRHPDGEYEREWGVVTDERAAVSRLDAPGG; translated from the coding sequence GTGTTCGCCGCGACGGTCCGCGACGGCGTCTGCCGCCTCGCCCGCCCCGACACGCGCTGGCTCTCGACCGGCCACGCCGGCGGTGAGTCCCGTGCCCCCGCGGCCTACAACTGCACCGTCCCCGAGGGGTGGGACCGGACCGACCTCGACGCCTACGTCGCCGACCGCCTCGCCGCGGCTGGGTTCGAGACCGGCGGCCCCGCGCTCCTGACCGGCGTCGACCAGCGACACGCCCGTCGGGCGCGACTCGGCCCCGTCGAGGCCGTCGCCACTGCGGGCGTCTCCAACCCCGCCGCACTGCCGGTCGGCGGGGAGGACGCCGACGACCGTCGGCGCGACGGCCGCGTGGGCGACGACCCCACCAGCCACGCCGGCACCGTCAACGTCGTCGTGGGGACGACCCGCGCGCTCGCGCCGGGCGCGCTCCCGAACCTCCTGACCGTCGCGGCCGAGGCGAAGGCGGCGACGCTGCTCGAACTCGTCGGCATCCCGGGGACGACGACGGACGCCGTCGTCGCGGCCTGTGATCCCACCGGCGACCCCGCGCGGTTCTCGGGGAGCGCGACGCCCGTCGGCGGGGCCGCCCGGGCCTGCGTCCGCGACGCCGTCACCGCCAGCCTCCACTCCCGCCACCCCGACGGCGAGTACGAGCGCGAGTGGGGTGTCGTCACCGACGAACGGGCCGCAGTGTCGCGGCTCGACGCGCCGGGCGGGTGA
- a CDS encoding cob(I)yrinic acid a,c-diamide adenosyltransferase, whose protein sequence is MTDDAPDPQAPPEFGLVQAWWGNGKGKTTAALGMGFRAAGHGYRVHLLQFMKGGAASVEDARGEYAAIEQVAGFTYEHSGHYGWHGFADGSDDDDHAAKAQGGLERARDLIDGARGADPSAPLPLDGDPADGVHMLILDEVLYAANRGLIDPDDVVALVESKPDDLELVCTGGHERPDYLADAADLVSEVRKERHPIDAGQRARKGTEF, encoded by the coding sequence ATGACCGACGACGCCCCCGACCCGCAGGCACCGCCCGAGTTCGGCCTCGTGCAGGCCTGGTGGGGGAACGGAAAGGGCAAGACCACCGCGGCCCTGGGGATGGGCTTTCGCGCCGCCGGCCACGGCTACCGCGTCCACCTGCTCCAGTTCATGAAAGGCGGCGCGGCGAGCGTCGAGGACGCGCGCGGCGAGTACGCAGCCATCGAGCAAGTCGCCGGCTTCACGTACGAGCACAGCGGCCACTACGGCTGGCACGGCTTCGCCGACGGGAGCGACGACGACGACCACGCCGCGAAGGCCCAGGGCGGCCTCGAACGCGCCCGCGACCTGATCGACGGTGCGCGCGGCGCCGACCCCTCGGCGCCGCTCCCGCTGGACGGTGATCCCGCTGACGGCGTCCACATGCTGATCCTCGACGAAGTTCTGTACGCCGCCAACCGCGGGCTGATCGACCCCGACGACGTGGTCGCGCTCGTCGAGTCGAAACCCGACGACTTGGAACTCGTCTGCACCGGGGGCCACGAGCGTCCCGACTACCTCGCCGACGCCGCCGACTTGGTGAGCGAGGTGCGCAAGGAGCGCCACCCCATCGACGCGGGTCAGCGGGCGCGGAAGGGGACGGAGTTCTGA